In one window of Macadamia integrifolia cultivar HAES 741 chromosome 2, SCU_Mint_v3, whole genome shotgun sequence DNA:
- the LOC122057339 gene encoding probable polyamine oxidase 5 encodes MFVKPATMVAKKPRIVIIGAGMAGVTAAHKLYSATSATELFELCVVEGGDRIGGRIHTSEFGGDQIEMGATWIHGIIGSPIHKIAQEIHVLESDQPWERMDGFSEDTVTVAEGGFQLHPSVIEPISTLYRNMMEFAQGELSEEEEATENSSNGGFDVDYHAISAQALEMCSHKKGLGIGTFLRRALEAYWVSVKQRDDVSGYGSWSTKQLQEAIFAMHESTERTYTSAADLSTLDFNAENEYREFPGEQITIAKGYLSIVEWLASALPTGLIQLGRKVKRIEWQPEGVVRSLEMQSNGGCSSNRPVRLCFEDGSEMVADHVIVTVSLGVLKAGIREKSGMFNPPLPSFKTEAISRLGFGVVNKLFLQFGRESENLETFPFLEMVFHRADSETRHQKIPWWMRKTASLCPIYKNSNVVLSWFAGEEALELESLKEDEILNGVTTTVSNFFSDPEPKTSNGCVSYCNHSHGKEIKFTKALRSQWGNNPLFMGSYSYVAVGSSGDDLDLMAEPLPKNSNSDTVEGTSPLPLQILFAGEATHRTHYSTTHGAYFSGLREANRLLQHYCCGGALGSLAPLEQ; translated from the coding sequence ATGTTtgtgaaacctgcaactatggtGGCCAAAAAACCCAGAATCGTGATCATAGGAGCAGGAATGGCAGGGGTAACAGCTGCTCATAAGCTTTATAGTGCCACCTCTGCAACAGAGTTATTTGAGCTCTGCGTTGTGGAAGGAGGAGACAGAATTGGTGGGAGAATTCACACATCGGAGTTCGGTGGTGACCAAATTGAGATGGGCGCCACTTGGATCCATGGCATCATAGGAAGCCCCATTCACAAAATTGCCCAAGAAATCCATGTGTTGGAGTCAGACCAGCCATGGGAGCGCATGGACGGGTTCTCCGAAGACACAGTAACAGTAGCCGAAGGTGGGTTTCAGCTCCATCCCTCCGTCATCGAACCCATTTCTACTCTTTACCGGAATATGATGGAGTTCGCTCAGGGGGAGctgagtgaagaagaagaggccaCTGAGAACAGCAGCAATGGCGGTTTCGATGTCGATTATCATGCAATTTCAGCTCAAGCTCTTGAAATGTGCTCCCATAAGAAGGGCCTCGGCATTGGTACTTTCCTCCGACGGGCCCTTGAAGCTTACTGGGTTTCTGTGAAACAGAGAGACGATGTCAGTGGGTATGGTAGTTGGAGCACGAAGCAGCTCCAAGAAGCGATCTTTGCGATGCACGAGAGCACGGAGAGGACTTATACTTCGGCAGCGGACCTCTCAACCCTGGATTTCAATGCCGAGAACGAATATCGTGAGTTCCCAGGTGAGCAGATCACCATTGCGAAGGGATACTTGAGCATTGTGGAGTGGCTAGCGTCTGCACTTCCCACGGGTTTGATCCAACTGGGTAGGAAAGTTAAGAGGATCGAATGGCAGCCAGAAGGTGTTGTGAGGTCTTTGGAGATGCAGAGCAATGGGGGTTGCAGCAGTAACAGGCCTGTGAGACTCTGTTTCGAAGATGGTTCAGAAATGGTGGCCGATCATGTCATAGTGACTGTGTCGTTGGGGGTTCTCAAAGCAGGGATTCGGGAAAAGTCAGGTATGTTTAATCCACCACTTCCCTCTTTCAAGACCGAAGCAATTTCAAGGCTCGGGTTTGGCGTCGTTAACAAGTTATTTCTGCAATTTGGTCGAGAAAGTGAGAATCTTGAAACTTTTCCCTTCCTGGAAATGGTGTTCCACCGGGCTGATTCAGAAACCAGACACCAGAAGATCCCCTGGTGGATGCGGAAGACAGCTTCACTCTGTCCAATTTACAAAAACTCTAATGTCGTCCTCTCTTGGTTTGCTGGGGAAGAAGCTCTAGAGCTCGAGTCActcaaagaagatgaaattctaaATGGAGTCACCACAACAGTCTCTAATTTCTTTTCAGATCCTGAGCCCAAAACCAGCAATGGGTGTGTGAGTTACTGCAATCATAGTCATGGGAAGGAGATAAAGTTCACTAAAGCTCTAAGGAGCCAATGGGGAAATAATCCTTTGTTCATGGGTTCTTACAGTTATGTAGCAGTGGGTTCAAGCGGCGATGATTTAGATTTAATGGCCGAGCCATTGCCAAAAAATAGCAACAGTGACACTGTTGAAGGAACTTCTCCGCTGCCTCTTCAAATTCTATTTGCAGGGGAAGCTACACACAGAACACATTACTCTACTACCCATGGAGCATATTTCAGTGGTCTAAGGGAAGCTAATAGACTCCTCCAACATTATTGCTGTGGTGGGGCTTTAGGATCTCTTGCACCATTAGAACAGTAG